A region from the Aegilops tauschii subsp. strangulata cultivar AL8/78 chromosome 5, Aet v6.0, whole genome shotgun sequence genome encodes:
- the LOC109782214 gene encoding BTB/POZ domain-containing protein At3g08570, translating into MGLASDSAGFPFSAKLSAANSPRFCNPMSRRIFSDVAGDITVSVDGQSFLLHKFPLVSRCGRIRRMVAEAKDPDLSKLELVNVPGGATAFELAAKFCYGSNFEITTANVAHLRCIAEYLEMTEDYQEENLIVRTEMYLNDLVVKNLEKSLQVLCACESLDPMVEEIGFVDRCVDAIAMNASKEQLVSGLAHLECDAGSGKLRMHCQDWWVEDLSALRIDYYQRVIAAMRRSGVRPESIGTSIVHYAQTALKGIERRHVWDSGPLVGDNQRVVVETLINLMATEKITAVTLSFLFGMLRMAIEVDAGLDYRIEVEKRIGLHLEMASLDDLLIPSMQTSESMFDVDTVHRILVNFLQRIEEDDSGDLSPCGYESDGLKSPSHGSVLKVGRLMDGYLAEIAPDPYLKLQKFMTLIELLPDYARIVDDGLYRAIDIYLKAHPSLMESECKKLCKLIDCQKLSQDASSHAAQNDRLPMQMVVRVLYFEQLRLKSSFSGGHSGGGGEYCSFSQRITMPISGSGVPSSCVSPRAAGAADSYASLRRENRELKLEVSRMRVRLTELEREQGMMKQGMRDGRPGEHGRAFFASISRGIGRMAMFGPAGERRKKSSRATASSQCSEGKSRRRKKPSVTYA; encoded by the exons ATGGGGTTGGCCAGCGACAGCGCCGGGTTCCCcttctccgccaagctctccgcCGCCAACTCGCCGCGCTTCTGCAACCCCATGAGCAGAAG GATATTTTCAGATGTTGCTGGGGATATAACGGTATCGGTGGATGGCCAATCTTTCCTCCTGCACAAG TTCCCTTTAGTCTCTCGGTGCGGAAGAATAAGACGAATGGTAGCCGAAGCCAAGGATCCAGATCTCTCAAAGCTTGAGCTTGTAAATGTACCAGGGGGAGCTACAGCATTCGAACTCGCTGCGAAGTTCTGTTATGGGAGCAACTTTGAAATAACCACAGCCAATGTAGCTCATCTCCGGTGCATTGCAGAATATTTGGAAATGACAGAAGACTATCAAGAGGAGAACCTAATTGTCCGGACAGAGATGTACCTGAATGACCTTGTGGTCAAGAACCTTGAGAAATCACTACAAGTTTTATGCGCGTGTGAAAGCTTGGATCCAATGGTGGAGGAAATCGGATTTGTCGATCGGTGTGTCGATGCGATCGCGATGAACGCAAGCAAGGAGCAGCTGGTTTCAGGTTTGGCTCACTTGGAATGCGACGCGGGGTCCGGGAAGTTGCGGATGCATTGCCAGGATTGGTGGGTTGAGGATCTTTCTGCTCTAAGAATTGATTATTATCAGCGAGTGATCGCCGCGATGAGGAGAAGTGGCGTGAGGCCGGAGAGCATAGGCACTTCCATTGTACACTATGCTCAAACAGCTCTCAAGGGCATCGAAAGGCGGCACGTGTGGGATTCCGGCCCACTTGTCGGTGACAACCAAAGGGTGGTTGTGGAAACCCTCATCAACCTGATGGCAACCGAGAAGATCACAGCTGTTACCCTGTCATTCTTGTTCGGCATGCTGAGAATGGCGATAGAGGTTGATGCAGGGCTAGATTACAGGATTGAAGTCGAGAAAAGGATCGGTCTCCATCTTGAGATGGCATCACTTGATGATCTTCTCATCCCCTCCATGCAAACGAGTGAGTCCATGTTTGACGTCGACACGGTCCATCGCATATTGGTCAATTTCTTGCAAAGGATTGAGGAAGATGATTCAGGAGACTTGTCACCTTGCGGATACGAGTCCGACGGACTCAAGTCTCCGAGCCATGGCTCGGTGCTCAAGGTCGGAAGGCTAATGGATGGTTATCTTGCAGAAATTGCACCAGATCCTTATCTGAAACTGCAGAAGTTCATGACTCTCATCGAACTGTTGCCCGACTATGCTCGCATTGTTGATGATGGACTCTACCGAGCCATCGACATATACCTAAAG GCACACCCATCTCTAATGGAATCCGAGTGCAAGAAGCTGTGCAAGCTGATCGACTGCCAGAAGCTGTCTCAGGACGCGTCGAGCCACGCGGCGCAGAACGACCGGCTCCCGATGCAGATGGTGGTGCGCGTGCTCTACTTCGAGCAGCTCCGGCTCAAGTCGTCCTTCTCGGGCGGccactcgggcggcggcggcgagtacTGCTCCTTCTCCCAGCGGATCACCATGCCCATCAGCGGGAGCGGCGTGCCGAGCTCGTGCgtgtcgccccgcgccgccggcgccgccgacAGCTACGCGTCGCTGCGGCGGGAGAACCGGGAGCTGAAGCTGGAGGTGTCGCGGATGCGGGTGCGGCTGACGGAGCTGGAGCGGGAGCAGGGGATGATGAAGCAGGGGATGCGGGACGGCCGCCCCGGGGAGCACGGCCGCGCCTTCTTCGCGTCGATATCGAGGGGGATCGGGCGGATGGCCATGTTCGGCCCGGCcggggagaggaggaagaagagctcGAGGGCGACGGCGAGCTCGCAGTGCTCGGAGGGGAAGAGCCGGAGGAGGAAGAAACCATCGGTGACGTATGcgtag